The Thermanaerovibrio acidaminovorans DSM 6589 genome contains a region encoding:
- the plsX gene encoding phosphate acyltransferase PlsX: protein MFLAMDAMGGDRAPQEPCRGAIMACEADPNLNVILVGDARRIEEHLRDAASSVRARIGVVHADQVVTMDDAPSVSIRKKRNSSLRVAMEMVRSGEASAVVSAGNTGAIVAGGILVLGRIPGIDRPGLGVPIATLSSRVSLLIDVGATVRCKPINLAQFALMGSIYMRSLVGVSEPSVALLSNGEEEIKGDETVIQAREILKASSLNFVGYVEGKDVPLGTSDVVVCDGYTGNVLLKFGEGLGEGVMNLMREEISRSFLPKVGLLFMMPMLKKLHYRFDYERHGGTPLLGVRGTVIKAHGRSKARAISNALMVARDFVAKRGVQTIEDELAKGGI, encoded by the coding sequence ATGTTTTTGGCGATGGATGCCATGGGAGGGGACAGGGCCCCTCAGGAGCCTTGCCGGGGGGCGATTATGGCCTGTGAGGCGGATCCGAATCTAAACGTTATCTTGGTGGGGGATGCCCGCCGGATCGAAGAGCATCTTAGGGACGCCGCGTCGTCGGTTAGGGCCAGGATAGGGGTGGTCCACGCGGACCAGGTGGTCACCATGGACGACGCCCCCTCGGTCTCTATAAGGAAGAAGAGGAACTCCAGCCTCCGGGTGGCCATGGAGATGGTCCGCTCCGGTGAGGCCTCTGCGGTGGTCTCCGCGGGCAACACCGGGGCCATAGTGGCGGGGGGCATCCTGGTTTTGGGCCGGATCCCCGGCATAGACCGGCCGGGCCTTGGGGTGCCCATAGCCACCCTGTCGTCCCGGGTTAGCCTGCTCATAGACGTGGGGGCCACGGTCCGGTGCAAGCCCATAAACCTGGCCCAGTTCGCCCTGATGGGATCCATATACATGAGGTCTCTGGTGGGGGTGTCGGAGCCCTCGGTGGCTCTCCTCTCCAACGGTGAGGAGGAGATCAAGGGGGACGAGACGGTGATCCAGGCCCGGGAGATCCTTAAGGCCAGCTCCCTCAACTTCGTGGGCTACGTGGAGGGTAAGGACGTTCCCCTGGGCACCTCGGACGTGGTGGTGTGCGATGGCTACACGGGCAACGTGCTCCTCAAGTTCGGGGAGGGGCTGGGCGAGGGGGTGATGAACCTCATGCGGGAGGAGATATCCAGGAGCTTCCTCCCCAAGGTGGGGCTCCTGTTCATGATGCCAATGCTCAAGAAGCTTCACTACCGATTCGACTACGAGAGGCACGGGGGCACCCCCCTGCTGGGGGTGAGGGGAACGGTGATAAAGGCCCACGGGCGTTCCAAGGCCAGGGCCATAAGCAACGCCCTGATGGTGGCAAGGGACTTCGTGGCCAAGCGCGGCGTCCAGACCATAG
- the fapR gene encoding transcription factor FapR, which translates to MTKEVVATRSDHRRSRHKVLSDLIRSNPLLTDEELAERLKVSVSTVRLDRVILGIPELRERMRAMAEAAGSRLRSLTRDEVVGDLLELEPNVGALSLLEATREMGFRGTDRIWDHFIYAQASTLAMATIGAEMVITGSARVRYRHPAFVGDRLLARSKVGVNKGNKYVVSVRTRVMDREIFVGRFIVVTMDQPA; encoded by the coding sequence ATGACAAAGGAAGTGGTGGCCACGCGGTCCGATCACCGGCGCAGCAGGCACAAGGTCCTATCGGACCTCATAAGGTCCAACCCGTTGCTAACCGACGAGGAGTTGGCGGAGCGGCTTAAGGTGAGCGTCAGCACCGTTCGGTTGGATCGGGTGATCCTTGGCATCCCGGAGCTGCGGGAGCGCATGCGGGCCATGGCGGAGGCGGCGGGGAGCCGACTACGGTCCCTGACCCGGGACGAGGTGGTGGGTGACCTGCTGGAGCTGGAGCCCAACGTGGGGGCCCTGTCGCTTCTGGAGGCCACCCGGGAGATGGGCTTCCGGGGCACCGACCGGATCTGGGACCACTTCATATACGCCCAGGCCAGCACCCTGGCCATGGCCACCATTGGGGCCGAGATGGTCATAACCGGTAGCGCCCGGGTGAGGTACCGTCACCCCGCCTTCGTGGGGGACCGCCTCCTGGCCCGGTCCAAGGTGGGGGTAAACAAGGGCAACAAGTACGTGGTCAGCGTCAGGACCCGGGTCATGGACCGGGAGATCTTCGTGGGTCGTTTCATTGTGGTTACCATGGATCAGCCCGCCTGA
- the rpmF gene encoding 50S ribosomal protein L32: MATPKRRVSHSRTHNRKAHWLGALEVPSLTTCSHCGEIIKTYRACPACGYYRGRQVVKVSEEE; the protein is encoded by the coding sequence ATGGCCACGCCTAAGAGGCGAGTTTCCCACTCCAGGACCCACAACAGGAAGGCTCACTGGCTCGGTGCCCTAGAGGTGCCCAGCCTCACCACCTGTTCCCACTGCGGTGAGATAATCAAGACCTACCGGGCCTGCCCGGCCTGCGGATACTACCGGGGGCGCCAGGTGGTGAAGGTCTCCGAGGAGGAGTAG
- a CDS encoding YceD family protein — MVDSELQFPSRGGRWLKLNAIPDDGSPLEEDLLVRVDPVGGYSFPQGVVFHLSVSRTGGNLLFRVSLRGEGAGECARCLAPVGFVLEGEDVFLVTIGGEVSQEAFQEEDFWCNLDTWADKIDLAPMLWEVLASSLPSRVVCDDRCLGLCPFCGANLNRGPCACGGAPLDPRMEALRIKLQELGEEER, encoded by the coding sequence GTGGTGGACTCGGAGCTTCAGTTCCCCTCCCGGGGGGGGCGGTGGCTTAAGCTTAACGCCATACCGGATGACGGGTCCCCCCTGGAGGAGGACCTGCTGGTGCGGGTGGACCCGGTGGGGGGGTACTCCTTCCCCCAGGGGGTGGTCTTTCACTTATCGGTTTCCCGGACCGGTGGGAACCTGCTCTTCAGGGTATCCCTTAGGGGGGAGGGGGCTGGGGAGTGCGCCCGTTGCCTTGCCCCCGTGGGGTTCGTCCTGGAGGGGGAGGACGTCTTCCTGGTGACCATCGGAGGAGAAGTGTCCCAGGAGGCCTTCCAAGAAGAGGATTTTTGGTGTAATCTAGACACTTGGGCCGACAAGATAGACCTGGCCCCCATGCTTTGGGAGGTCCTTGCCTCCTCTTTGCCGTCCAGGGTGGTCTGTGACGACCGGTGCCTGGGGCTTTGTCCGTTCTGCGGGGCGAACCTGAACCGGGGGCCCTGCGCGTGTGGCGGCGCACCCTTGGATCCCAGGATGGAGGCTTTGAGGATCAAGCTCCAGGAGCTTGGAGAGGAAGAACGATGA